CTTATCCATAAAAAACTAACACCATTTATTCCAGATAAATTATTAAAAACATAGTAGAGGGCAATTAAAATAGGCCATTGAATAAGAAGTGGTAAACATCCGCTGAAAGGACTAGCACCTTTTTCCTTATATAATTTCATCATTTCCTGCTGAGCTCTTTGTGGATCTTTTTTATATTTTTCCTGCAACTTTTTAACTTCTGGCTGAATTTCATTCATTATAAGTGACGACTTCAACTGTTTTACACCTAATGGAAGTATTATAATTCTAATTATTAAAGTCATTAAAATTATTGCTATGCCATAAGATACATTTTGATTAGGTATAAGTGAAGTCACATTACGATGTAAAAACTCAAAAAACTGAACAAAAGCATTATTTAGATATTGCAAAACTTTACTCCTCCTGAAATTTATTTAACTGGGTCATATCCACCCTTACAAAATGGATTGCACCTCAATATTCTCTTTATAGACATAAATCCACCTTTTATAATACCA
This genomic interval from Clostridium kluyveri contains the following:
- a CDS encoding membrane protein insertase YidC codes for the protein MQYLNNAFVQFFEFLHRNVTSLIPNQNVSYGIAIILMTLIIRIIILPLGVKQLKSSLIMNEIQPEVKKLQEKYKKDPQRAQQEMMKLYKEKGASPFSGCLPLLIQWPILIALYYVFNNLSGINGVSFLWISDLAKRDIFLAILSGITTYLSTYFMMSSNNSEQAKQTQTMNIGMSGFMVFMSLSFKSALVLYWVVSNLIQIAQTLVIKRIGTKKNTSPSKA